One genomic window of Macrobrachium rosenbergii isolate ZJJX-2024 chromosome 51, ASM4041242v1, whole genome shotgun sequence includes the following:
- the LOC136833228 gene encoding LOW QUALITY PROTEIN: roundabout homolog 2-like (The sequence of the model RefSeq protein was modified relative to this genomic sequence to represent the inferred CDS: inserted 2 bases in 1 codon), with protein sequence MDAFLLIFILGLVAANEGEPPVIREQPSNIVARRNDPATLNCAASGAARITWFRDGQQVVTSSQDSRSHRVLLPSGSLFFLRVAYSRKDSDAGTYWCVASNSYGATRSKNATLTIATLSYDFESHPEPLVKARIGDLLTLPCRPPKGSPPPELTWFRDGQAVTNSSRVVVTSEGDLIISRAVMEDTATYLCRAKSVAGNREAPPTKLIVMTPPWFEERPDNVTTASGVTVELTCRAQGSPVPTVTWRRLDGIMPLGRATIENQRLVLEQVAAVDSGIYVCEVQNEAGVATSKAMLTVVDAPKLMQRPQDVQVMVGSPAQLSCLVEGDPTPLLLWRLPTQDRTALLTPAQSSGHVAISQDGQVLHLDTTTTQDSGIYYCWGVSGGGGVSAQAEVMVVEAYPPPVIGVGPKDLTLTLGDVATFPCEVVSEAAEPTVSWWFQPAAHLPARQLAQSNDDPRISLAMNGALLIKEIQADDAGIYTCKVNAKTGSVEQEAILRIAKEPVEDQDVLPPAPPTKPQIMFINETAVYLKWLPNSQINTNSEHWYTVEYWRQGWDEWRVADAVMNEESCIVKNLMSGNIYTFLVRAVNSGGSSFPSPWSDPITIRSPRDPSLTMDQVRHARRRLSRPTVTLTNASPTGPSSVLLTWKFLASGHEAVEGVLVYTVSEDGVVKVATVLGSSSSSHHLHNLQPNTYYTFFIVPFWRSVEGTPSNSHSLTTPEDTPVVAPSDIVATLREDGSTLITWSQIPLKQARGDVIGYQVTLIHNGTXATEVVSSPWLEAHGLSPGRLYTVQVAAQTGAGVGPFSPPVLIDFGTNNVQGHQHTFENSNMDTSVIYAPPQPDWLPYLLVPLVIILFIVTIMYIRRLHHKSPPSNPPNTPAHYQDPSIYPAHNTINMYSEQKLWRPSECEKEYNLSSARLLHSDQQINEYAEPKTQANETTEPYATTALLAPASPHLTHTTPWRHHRENSGVQINWSAVLPPPPTCPPPCDRDLGDPAYQPVPHGTCIMYPSSLPYGSAAGSEQYHRPCDNTSEHTYDMYTQVTPNNTRDRFITFNTLQSRGAGSTTSRQVRLSEPRENSSVCDS encoded by the exons GGGAGCCTCCGGTGATCAGGGAGCAGCCGAGCAACATCGTGGCCCGCCGTAATGACCCTGCCACCCTCAACTGTGCCGCCTCGGGCGCCGCCAGGATCACCTGGTTTCGAGATGGCCAGCAGGTGGTGACGTCATCCCAAGACAGCAGGTCCCACCGGGTCCTCCTGCCCTCGGGGTCCCTCTTCTTCCTCCGGGTGGCCTACAGCAGGAAGGACTCCGACGCCGGCACCTACTGGTGCGTGGCGTCCAACAGCTACGGAGCGACGCGCTCCAAGAACGCCACTCTGACCATCGCGACTCTCTCCTACGACTTCGAGTCCCACCCGGAGCCTCTGGTGAAGGCCCGTATCGGAGACTTGCTGACTCTCCCCTGCAGGCCTCCCAAGGGATCCCCTCCGCCGGAGCTCACGTGGTTCAGGGACGGCCAGGCTGTCACTAACTCGAGCCGCGTCGTTGTGACTTCGGAGGGAGATCTTATCATCAGCAGGGCCGTCATGGAAGACACCGCGACCTACCTGTGTCGTGCCAAGAGTGTGGCTGGGAACAGGGAGGCGCCTCCTACGAAACTCATCGTTATGA CTCCACCTTGGTTTGAAGAAAGGCCGGACAATGTAACGACTGCCTCTGGTGTAACAGTGGAACTAACTTGTCGTGCCCAAGGCTCCCCTGTGCCCACAGTCACTTGGAGGAGGCTGGATGGCATCATGCCCCTGGGTCGGGCCACAATTGAAAATCAGCGCCTGGTACTTGAACAGGTTGCTGCAGTTGACTCTGGAATTTATGTGTGTGAAGTCCAAAATGAGGCTGGAGTTGCAACTTCAAAGGCCATGTTGACGGTAGTTGATGCCCCAAAGCTTATGCAACGACCCCAAGATGTTCAGGTCATGGTTGGCAGCCCAGCACAGCTCTCCTGCCTGGTTGAGGGCGACCCAACACCCTTGTTGCTGTGGCGACTCCCTACTCAAGACAGAACTGCCCTTCTTACCCCAGCTCAGTCAAGTGGCCATGTTGCCATTTCTCAAGATGGACAAGTTCTCCATCTTGACACGACGACTACCCAAGATAGTGGAATATATTATTGTTGGGGAGTCAGTGGAGGTGGAGGAGTAAGTGCACAAGCTGAAGTTATGGTTGTAGAAGCTTATCCTCCCCCAGTTATTGGTGTTGGGCCAAAGGATTTAACTCTGACCCTCGGGGATGTTGCTACGTTTCCTTGTGAAGTAGTTAGTGAAGCTGCAGAACCGACTGTTTCTTGGTGGTTCCAACCAGCGGCTCATCTGCCAGCACGTCAACTTGCACAAAGCAATGATGATCCCAGAATTTCTTTGGCAATGAATGGTGCTCTACTCATTAAAGAAATTCAGGCAGATGATGCAGGGATATATACATGCAAGGTAAATGCGAAAACAGGTAGCGTGGAACAAGAAGCGATATTAAGAATAGCTAAAGAACCAGTTGAGGATCAGGATGTCTTACCACCAGCTCCTCCCACAAAGCCTCAAATTATGTTTATTAATGAGACAGCTGTGTATTTGAAGTGGCTCCCCAATTCCCAAATAAACACCAACTCTGAACACTGGTACACAGTTGAGTACTGGCGGCAAGGATGGGACGAATGGCGAGTGGCTGATGCTGTCATGAATGAAGAGTCCTGTATTGTAAAAAACTTGATGTCTGGCAACATATACACATTTCTGGTCAGGGCAGTTAACAGTGGGGGATCCTCCTTCCCTAGCCCTTGGTCAGATCCCATTACCATTCGATCTCCTCGAGACCCATCACTCACTATGGATCAAGTACGCCATGCACGACGTAGACTTTCCAGACCAACTGTTACACTCACCAATGCCTCTCCAACAGGCCCCAGTAGTGTTTTACTTACCTGGAAATTCCTTGCATCAGGACATGAAGCCGTTGAGGGTGTTCTAGTTTACACTGTGTCTGAAGATGGTGTAGTTAAGGTGGCAACTGTATTAGGATCATCATCGTCTTCACACCATCTACATAACTTGCAGCCTAATACTTATTACACTTTCTTCATTGTTCCATTTTGGCGAAGTGTTGAGGGAACTCCATCTAACTCACACTCGCTTACCACACCAGAAGATA CACCTGTGGTGGCTCCTAGTGACATAGTGGCTACACTACGTGAAGATGGTTCTACTCTCATCACCTGGTCCCAGATACCCCTAAAGCAAGCTCGTGGTGATGTCATTGGCTACCAGGTCACACTGATTCACAATGGAAC GGCGACTGAAGTTGTTTCTAGCCCCTGGCTTGAAGCACATGGTTTATCCCCTGGCCGTCTTTACACTGTTCAGGTCGCAGCTCAAACTGGAGCAGGAGTTGGGCCTTTTAGTCCTCCTGTCCTTATTGACTTTGGTACTAATAATGTCCAGGGACATCAGCATACATTTGAAAACAGCAACATGGACACTTCAGTAATATATGCCCCACCACAGCCAGACTGGTTACCATATTTGTTAGTACCCTTGGTGATTATTTTGTTTATCGTAACAATAATGTATATCAGGAGACTCCACCATAAATCTCCTCCATCTAACCCACCAAACACCCCTGCTCATTATCAAGACCCATCCATATACCCTGCTCACAACACTATTAATATGTACAGTGAACAAAAGTTATGGCGTCCATCTGAGTGCGAGAAAGAATACAACTTATCCTCTGCTAGACTTCTGCATTCTGATCAACAGATTAATGAATATGCTGAACCAAAAACCCAAGCCAATGAGACCACTGAACCGTATGCAACTACAGCACTTTTAGCTCCAGCATCTCCTCACTTAACGCACACCACACCTTGGCGGCACCACAGGGAAAATTCAGGTGTCCAGATCAACTGGTCAGCTGTCCTTCCACCCCCACCAACATGTCCACCACCGTGTGACCGAGATCTGGGAGATCCTGCTTATCAGCCAGTCCCCCATGGAACATGTATAATGTATCCTTCTTCCTTACCTTACGGTAGTGCAGCGGGATCTGAACAGTACCATAGACCTTGTGATAACACTTCAGAGCACACTTATGACATGTATACCCAGGTAACCCCAAATAACACTCGCGATAGGTTCATAACCTTCAACACACTGCAGAGTCGTGGTGCAGGCAGTACCACCTCGCGACAAGTGAGGTTATCGGAACCTCGAGAGAATAGCAGTGTGTGTGACTCTTGA